In Aspergillus fumigatus Af293 chromosome 2, whole genome shotgun sequence, a genomic segment contains:
- a CDS encoding S-adenosylmethionine-dependent methyltransferase encodes MDQTEVLNNFLSSVGEEVEDAEEESFLLFSRDIPSANLGFVDSRAPTVDVTIHGQDYSISQSPTLLSSSRAGGTTGAVLWKITPAFAEWIADSPSNPLWKHSLLTSSSTVVELGCGISGLIALALGPSIRHYVATDQEYVHRLFRENIENNSAATPTTTKAQTKGKSKKRATGHQKPPRKQDEQGSSNITFAALDWELDVPASLKDSIGLKGDDDHDCDDEEGDDKGFDLLLSCDCIYNEALVAPFVRTCADFCRLRPVHAAGRRASWPPTICIIAQQQRSPDVFEAWLRETLRVFRVWRLSDEALGEGLRSGTGYVVHLLLLRDAT; translated from the exons ATGGATCAGACAGAGGTTCTAAATAATTTTCTCTCGTCTGttggcgaggaggtggaagatGCTGAAGAGG AATCCTTCCTCCTATTCTCAAGAGACATCCCCTCCGCGAACCTAGGCTTCGTCGACTCCCGTGCGCCAACCGTGGACGTGACCATCCACGGTCAGGACTACTCGATCAGCCAATCTCCCACCCTCCTCTCCTCATCTCGAGCAGGAGGCACAACAGGTGCAG TCCTTTGGAAAATCACCCCCGCCTTCGCAGAATGGATCGCAGACTCTCCATCAAACCCTCTCTGGAAACACTCTCTCCTGACCTCCTCATCGACGGTCGTTGAGCTGGGCTGCGGCATCTCAGGCCTGATAGCGCTCGCTCTCGGCCCGTCAATACGGCACTACGTTGCAACAGACCAGGAATACGTGCATCGACTTTTCCGTGAGAACATCGAAAACAACAGCGCCGCAACACCGACTACCACGAAAGCTCAGACAAAgggcaagagcaagaaacgGGCGACGGGACATCAGAAACCGCCGCGTAAGCAAGACGAGCAAGGGTCATCCAATATCACTTTTGCCGCGTTGGATTGGGAACTGGATGTTCCGGCGTCGTTGAAAGATAGTATCGGGCTCAAGGGGGACGATGACCATGACTGTGACGATGAGGAAGGGGACGATAAAGGGTTCGATCTCCTCCTATCGTGCGATTGTATCTACAACGAGGCGCTTGTTGCCCCCTTTGTGCGCACGTGCGCTGATTTCTGTCGCTTAAGGCCGGTTCATGCGGCCGGGCGGCGAGCGAGCTGGCCCCCGACGATCTGCATTATCGCGCAACAGCAGCGGTCTCCAGATGTCTTTGAGGCGTGGCTGCGGGAGACCCTGAGGGTGTTTCGAGTGTGGCGACTGAGCGATGAGGCGCTGGGTGAAGGCCTCAGGTCGGGCACAGGCTATGTAGTCCATCTTTTACTGTTGAGAGATGCTACGTAG
- the faa4 gene encoding long-chain fatty acid-CoA ligase FAA1 produces the protein MSKRDIHLQPRMSKKPPFTVEASGYEPVPGETIPRRLPQAKDNLILRPAEDVATTYDVFRRSARVFGNAKAVGTRRLIKTHVENKKVKKIVDGVEQEVEKKWTYFEMSGYTYKSFVEYERLALELGCGLRKLGLEKDNKIHLYGATSAHWLAMSHGAASQSMTIVTAYDTLGEEGLKHSLVQTSSLAIFLDPGLIHSLANVLSDVKSIKHVIYNTDQEVKQEDLDKLKADFDYLNIMSIEDLRKLGEENPVEPVPPSPEDLCCIMYTSGSTGPPKGVPLMHKNVIAATAGINAIVGPYIGPSDALLTYLPQAHILEFMFENLCLFWGGTMGYGNPRTLSDTSMRNSKGDIREFKPTILVGVPAVWESVKKGVLNNLNKASFLVRGLFWGAMTAKNFLLTNGFPGASTSASILDAVVFRKLKEATGGRLRIVMNGGGPVSKETQKFLSMAIAPMISGYGLTETSAMGALNDPMAWNPDALGEIPGCIEIKLVDFPDAGYFTKNDPPQGEILIRGGSVTSYYWDNEEETKAAFTEDGWFRTGDIGEFDKNGHLKIIDRKKNLVKTLNGEYIALEKLESVYRSSPVVGNICVYAAEDQDKPVAIIVPVEVALKKIASENGIEGDSVESLVHNEKLKSIVLKQLQSAGKAGGLRGIEVINGVVLSDEEWTPQNGYMTAAQKLQRKKIINKFRADIDRAYGK, from the exons ATGTCGAAGCGAGACATCCACCTCCAACCACGGATGTCCAAGAAGCCTCCATTCACAGTGGAGGCTTCTGGCTACGAGCCCGTACCGGGTGAGACCATCCCTCGTAGATTGCCACAGGCCAAGGACAACCTCATCCTACGGCCCGCGGAGGACGTCGCAACTACCTACGATGTTTTCAGACGGTCCGCGCGTGTGTTCGGTAACGCAAAGGCCGTCGGTACTCGTCGCCTTATCAAAACCCATGtggagaacaagaaggtcaagaagatTGTCGACGGTGTGGAGCAGGAGGTCGAAAAGAAGTGGACATATTTTGAGATGAGCGGTTATACCTACAAGAGCTTCGTTGAATACGAACGCCTTGCCCTGGAATTGGGTTGTGGGTTGCGCAAGCTGGGATTGGAGAAGGATAATAAGATTCACCTCTACGGCGCAACAAG TGCACATTGGCTGGCCATGTCACACG GGGCTGCATCTCAATCAATGACCATCGTTACTGCGTACGACACGCTTGGGGAGGAGGGACTGAAGCACTCGCTGGTGCAGACGTCGAGTCTTGCTATCTTCCTTGACCCCGGTCTTATCCATTCTCTTGCCAATGTTCTCAGCGATGTTAAGTCTATCAAGCACGTCATCTACAACACCGACCAGGAAGTTAAGCAGGAGGATCTGGACAAGCTCAAGGCTGATTTCGACTACTTGAACATCATGAGCATTGAGGACTTGCGCAAACTGGGAGAGGAGAACCCTGTCGAACCAGTTCCCCCGTCTCCCGAGGATCTCTGCTGCATTATGTACACCTCCGGTTCCACGGGTCCACCAAAGGGTGTGCCTCTGATGCACAAGAATGTCATTGCTGCGA CTGCTGGTATCAATGCGATTGTTGGCCCTTACATTGGACCCTCCGATGCTCTGCTTACCTACCTTCCTCAAGCGCACATCCTGGAGTTCATGTTTGAGAACCTCTGCTTGTTCTGGGGTGGCACAATGGGTTACGGAAACCCCCGGACTCTGTCGGATACCTCGATGCGCAACAGCAAGGGCGATATCCGCGAATTCAAGCCGACGATTCTCGTGGGTGTCCCGGCTGTCTGGGAGTCCGTCAAGAAGGGTGTGCTCAACAACTTGAACAAGGCCAGCTTCCTCGTAAGGGGCCTGTTCTGGGGCGCAATGACTGCAAAAAACTTCCTGTTGACAAATGGATTCCCGGGAGCCAGCACGAGTGCTTCCATTCTGGATGCCGTTGTTTTCCGTAAGTTGAAGGAAGCTACCGGTGGTAGACTGCGTATCGTAATGAACGGGGGTGGCCCGGTCTCTAAGGAGACGCAGAAGTTCCTCTCTATGGCCATTGCCCCCATGATCAGCGGCTACGGTTTGACCGAGACCTCCGCTATGGGCGCTCTCAACGACCCCATGGCCTGGAACCCGGATGCCCTGGGTGAAATTCCGGGATGCATTGAAATCAAGCTGGTTGATTTCCCGGATGCCGGCTACTTCACCAAGAACGATCCGCCTCAGGGAGAAATCCTCATCCGCGGTGGTAGTGTGACTTCGTACTATTGGGACAATGAGGAAGAGACCAAGGCCGCCTTTACCGAGGACGGCTGGTTCAGGACCGGTGATATTGGCGAGTTTGACAAGAACGGGCATCTGAAGATCATTGACCGCAAGAAGAACCTGGTCAAGACGCTCAACGGCGAATACATCGCTTTGGAGAAGCTCGAGTCTGTATATCGCTCCTCGCCCGTGGTTGGCAACATCTGTGTTTATGCCGCCGAGGACCAGGACAAGCCTGTTGCCATCATTGTGCCCGTTGAGgtcgccttgaagaagatcgcCAGTGAGAATGGCATTGAGGGTGACAGCGTCGAGTCGCTGGTTCACAATGAGAAATTGAAGTCCATTGtcctcaagcagctccaGAGCGCCGGCAAGGCTGGCGGTCTCAGGGGTATTGAGGTCATCAATGGCGTTGTGTTATCTGATGAGGAATGGACACCTCAGAAT GGTTACATGAC